One stretch of Kogia breviceps isolate mKogBre1 chromosome 20, mKogBre1 haplotype 1, whole genome shotgun sequence DNA includes these proteins:
- the LOC136793341 gene encoding zinc finger protein 596-like: protein MPMDYIHTRAKSYECPLCGKVFSRCSTLSRHKRIHTGEKPFKCSLCGKVFNQTSSLKQHEKTHTGEKCYECHQCGKAFLQSSGLSSHKKIHTGEKPHICLECGKAFSHSSGLSSHKRIHTGEKPHVCLLCGKAFSEHAKLREHEKTHTGERPYECQQCGKCFSRGSSLRRHETTQHWRESQESPQ, encoded by the exons ATGCCAATG GATTACATTCACACTAGAGCTAAATCGTATGAATGTCCTCTATGTGGGAAAGTGTTTAGTAGATGCTCTACACTCAGCAGACACAAGAGgattcacactggagagaaaccattCAAATGCAGTCTGTGTGGGAAAGTCTTCAATCAAACTTCCTCCTTGAAACAACATGAGAAaactcacacaggagagaagTGCTATGAATGTCATCAGTGTGGGAAAGCCTTTCTTCAAAGCTCTGGCCTTAGTTCACACAAGAAaatccacactggagagaaaccacaCATATGTCTTGagtgtgggaaggccttcagTCACAGTTCAGGGCTTAGTTCGCACAAGAgaatccacactggagagaaaccacaTGTATGCCTTCTGTGTGGGAAGGCCTTCAGTGAACATGCTAAACTGAGAGAACATGAGAAAACCCACACTGGAGAGAGGCCCTATGAATGTCAGCAGTGTGGGAAATGCTTCAGTCGAGGCTCTTCCCTTAGACGACATGAGACAACTCAGCACTGGAGAGAAAGTCAGGAGAGCCCTCAGTAG